A genomic window from Candidatus Obscuribacter sp. includes:
- a CDS encoding bacteriorhodopsin has translation MPTQLLPGSTPVQIITSFTFLVVCLAMGAGAFFFFHEKDKVHPRYRLPLLLATLITGIASVMYYMMRDKYLPGQVFPTEIRYIDWVLTTPLMLIEFAVLLDFKDRGGVIWRLVLWDLIMIIFGFIGETNGFQTGGFQTRWVAFVIGCGGWLGILVYLYTGIRRQANLADAETRRSIIMLTKFVTIGWCVYPIGYIVRAIQPDLSDLCQICYNLGDVLNKVGLGIIVYAGGLAALKASSSETATKPQVNESAPTSAVS, from the coding sequence ATGCCGACGCAACTGCTGCCAGGCTCTACGCCTGTACAGATAATTACATCATTTACCTTTTTAGTGGTTTGCCTGGCTATGGGTGCTGGGGCGTTTTTCTTTTTTCACGAAAAAGACAAAGTGCATCCACGTTACAGACTGCCACTACTTCTGGCAACACTTATAACTGGTATCGCATCAGTAATGTATTACATGATGCGTGACAAGTATCTACCTGGACAAGTTTTTCCCACCGAAATCCGATACATAGACTGGGTTTTAACAACGCCGCTCATGCTCATTGAGTTTGCTGTATTGCTCGACTTCAAAGACAGAGGAGGAGTGATCTGGCGCCTCGTATTATGGGATCTGATCATGATTATCTTTGGTTTCATCGGAGAAACCAATGGTTTTCAAACCGGCGGATTCCAGACACGCTGGGTGGCCTTTGTCATCGGATGTGGTGGCTGGCTTGGTATCCTGGTATACCTCTACACTGGCATTAGAAGACAGGCCAACCTGGCAGATGCTGAGACGAGACGCTCTATCATCATGCTCACCAAGTTTGTCACTATAGGGTGGTGTGTCTATCCAATAGGTTATATTGTCCGTGCGATTCAGCCCGACCTATCGGACCTCTGCCAAATTTGCTACAACCTTGGCGATGTCTTAAACAAAGTCGGACTGGGCATCATCGTCTACGCTGGTGGACTGGCAGCACTTAAGGCCAGCAGCAGCGAGACCGCAACAAAACCACAAGTCAATGAGAGCGCTCCAACAAGCGCTGTCAGCTAG